A region of the Dyadobacter sp. CECT 9275 genome:
CTTTAAGTTATGGAACAATTAGAACGGTTGATTGCTAGGTTGATTTTATCCAGGGTCTGGATACATGTGTTATTTTGTGTGGTATTTGTTCTTGTATTCGCTGTTTCGGTCGTTTTAAGTGGTAATAAAGGTGTTGCCAGCGCAGCTATGCTTACCTGTCTGTTTGTATTATCTTGTACTTACGCCGGAAGATGGTGCGGAAAATACTGGTTAAAAACGGGCGTACACGCATCGTTTCTCCAAAAACTCCTTCTAAGTATTTTGATTTTTTCCTTAACTGGCGCAGCTGGAGGTAGTTATTTATATAGAGGCGAACTTTTTCAATATTTCGTGCAGTACTTCACCGTCAGCTTTCCTATGGTTATTCTGTTTATTTTCTTTGGAATAGCTATCGCCCTGGCAAGAAATAGTCTGTATAGACAGATCAATGAAGCACAGGTACTACAGAAGCAAAAAGAGAGTGAAATGCGGTTATTATTATCCCAACTCAGCCCTCACTTCCTTTTTAACACCTTGAATAACATTTACGGAATTTCACTTACCCAGCATCAAAGAGTACCATCTTTGCTGCTCAAACTTTCGGAGCTTCTCAGATATTCCGTGTATGAAACACGCGCGCAATTTATATCGCTTCAGGACGAACTGCTGTATATTAGAAATTATATTGATTTCGAAAAAATACAAACGGGAGATAGAGTTCATTTACACATTGATATACCGGAAGTTATCGATTTGAATTTGCGAATTGCTCCGATGCTCTTGATTGTTTTTGTAGAAAACGCCTTTAAATATTCGAAGATTACGAAAGATCCAAAAAGCTTTATCTCCATTAGGCTCAATGTAAAAGGCGATTGGATTTATTTTGAGGTGGAAAATTCATACGACCCGGCGTATAGGCAGGAAACAGAACCATCGGAGTCCTCAGGTATCGGCCTGCATCATACATTGAAAAGATTGAAATTGATTTATGGGAACGACTGCCTTTATAACAACTTTGCAGAAAATGGCAAGTACCGTATTGAACTTTGTTTAAAAGCCAGCAATAAATGATTAATTGCCTTATTGTCGATGATGCACCGGTTGCACGAGATATTCTTGTGGAGTACTGCAAGCTCCTTCCCATGCTTCATGTGTCTGCGACTTGTGCAGACGCCTTTGAAGCAAGAGAAAAACTGCAGCAAGTTCCGATCGATCTTCTTTTTTTGGATATCAACATGCCAATACTCACAGGTATAGAACTGGTGAAAACATTAAAGTATCCTGTTCAGGTAATTTTCACTACTGCTTACAAAGAATTTGCCACGGATGCTTTTGATTTAGGAGCATGTGATTATCTGGTTAAGCCATTTTCTCTGGAACGTTTTATTATTGCTATAGACCGAGCGGCTGAAAGGATAGGCAAACCAAGTAGCCCCACGGAATATACCTCAAATGTGCCTGTGCTTGGGAACAATCATTTACTTTTTCGAAGTGAAGGCATAATCAATAAGTTAGGTTATGATCAGATCCTTTATTTAGAAGCATCAAGAAACAATACAAAAGTTGTAACGTCAGAAGGAACGCTTGTAAGTACCACACCGCTGTCGTCTATTGAAAAACTTTTACCTCAGAACCTGTTTTCTCGTGTACATCGGTCATTTATTGTCAACAGATCAAAGGTTACCTCTTTGCATGGCAACCGGGTACTGCTTAATAAAATTGAAATTCCTGTAGGTAGTAATTATAAAAACATTTTTTTTGAAACGCTAGGTATCAAGACCAAATAATGCCGAAGAATGCCTTCAGATTTAGCTACGACAGGTAAATATGCGGGAGGTTTTGTTTTATTAAAACCTCAGAAGCTTAAAAATGGCGTTTTAGTGTAGTAAATAACTGAATCTTAACTCATTTTAACGCAAAATCCGCAGCCAAAAATTGGTCTGCGGATTTTTAAAATGGTGCCAAAATTGCCAGGAATTACCCTTATATGTCGCAAATCATCACCCCTTGCCGTAAAGAAGTCAGCGGATCGGCTTTGGGAATAAACTCCTGGGCTACAAAACCTTTAAAACCGGTGTCGAAAATGGCTTTCATGATCGCAGGATAGTTCAGTTCCTGCGTTTCATCAATTTCATTTCTTCCTGGTACACCACCCGTATGATAATGCCCGATATACTTGTGGTATTTCCGGATCGTGGCGATCACATCCCCCTCCATAATCTGCATGTGATAAATATCATAGAGTAACTTGAATTTTTCAGAACCAACCATTTCACACAAAGCAGCGCCCCAGGCTGTATGATCACACATATAATCTTTGTGATTTACCTTGCTGTTCAGCAATTCCATGATCAGTGTCACATTATATTTTTCAGCAGACGGTATAAGTCTTTTCAAACCGGCCGCGCAGTTTCGCAGACCGTCCATGTCGGACATGCCGCGGCGGTTTCCCGAAAAACAAATGACAGTGGTGTAACCCGCGGCATTTAATTTGGGGAAAAGTTCTTCATAGCTCTTCACCAGTTCGTCATGGTTGGCCGGATCATTAAAACCTTTTTCGATGCCCATGCCTGCACCATTTGGTAAGGCACAGGTTAAGCCATACTTTTTCAGAACCGGCCATTCCTCTGGGCCTAACAGTTCAATGGAGGTAAGCCCGATTTTTTTGGCTTCCGCGGCAAATGTCTCAAGCGGAATTTTACCATAACACCATTTGCACACCGAATGATTGATGTTTCCCTTGAGCATGGTGGCGTTCCACTCCGCTGGCAGAGTTCCGCTAATGGAAATGGTCGGAGATACGGAGGCGGCGGTCAAACCGGCCAGTACTTTTTTTAAGGAAGATCTTCTGGTAATTTTATTTTTCATTTGGACGAGGTTATGAGTTATCAGGCAATATCACAGATTGTTACACCCTGTTTTAGCGAGGCTATGTCATCCTTTCTGCTGGGGATAAACTCCTGGCCTACAAAACCTTTATAACCAGTTTCAACAATAGCTTTCATAATTGCAGGGTAATAAAGTTCCTGTGTATTGTCTATTTCGTTACGGCCCGGAACACCGCCGGTGTGATAATGAGCAATGTAACGGTGGTACTTGCGAATGGTTGCAATCACATCGCCCTCCATGATCTGCATGTGGTAGATATCGTACAGCAGCTTGAATTTTTCGGAACCTACCATTTCACAAAGGGCAGCCCCCCATTCGGTCCGGTCGCACATATAGTCCTTGTGGTCAACCTTGCTGTTCAGCAGTTCCATCACCAGTGTAACATTATGTTTTTCCGCAAGCGGCATGAGCCGTCGGAGTGCCTGGGCCGCATTACGCAACCCGTCGGTATCAGACATACCTCTCCTGTTTCCGGAAAAACAAATGACCTTGTCGTAACCTGCCGCCTTCACTTTAGGAATAATATCTTCAAATCCCCTGATGAGTTCTTCGTGATTGGTAGGATCATTAAATCCTTTGTCCAAACTTCGGGTAAGTCCTTCGCCCCATGGTAGAGCACAGGTGAGACCATACTTTTTAATAATAGGCCATTCTTCGGGACCCAGTAGTTCAATGGATTTAAGTCCTATTTTTTTTGCCTCCAAGGCAAGGGTTTCCAACGGGATTTTACTGTAGCACCACCGGCAGACAGAATGATTGATCTTACCGTTCAGCTCCATTCCCAATAATTCGCTGGAGGTACTGAATGCTTCTGATATGGGTATACTTACGAGGCCGGCTCCGGCTGCAAGATTTTTAAGGGTACTACGCCTTGTCTTTTTCGGGTGTAAGTCTGACACTTTTAATGTGAAGTTGAGTGTATGAAATAGAAACTATCTGCTGGTTCCCTGAGTAGCGGTTGGGAAATTCCGGGGTACGGCCTGTGTCACTTTTCCAGTTGCCACCCACTCAGCTCCTCTTTGTAAGGTAGTGATAAATCCGATACATTTTTGCGAGTAGGTCTCATGCCCCAGGGTAGTGTGGAAAATTCGGCCTTTGCCATAAGTGAGGGCCATAAGTATAGGTTCGTTCCTCCCCGACCCGTTTTGTTCAACCGGACTATAGGCAGTTGCCAGCACATCCACATTTTCGGCCGGGCCGCGGAGACGGTCGTAAAGCTCATCTTTCTGGTGTAACCACTCAATAGGCAAACCCTTCATGATCGGATGATTTTTGTTTCTTGTTTTAACAATAAATTCGTGCTGATGCCCATGGCTGCCGCCTACACCGGGCCTGGTATCTTTTACAAATTCCTTTTTCTGGTCGTCATAGTACAGGTACGGGCCACTTTTCTCATTTCGTCCCTCCCATCCGCCGATGCCAATCATCTTATTGTAAGCCACCCAATTCGGGAAAGCATTGTCAGCAGCGTGTACCACTACTACCCCACCCCCATTTTTGACGAATTTTTCAAAAGCTTCGTTGGTCTTATCGGGCCAGGAATCTCCGTTAAAATTGGAAAGTACCACGTCATATTTGCTGAAGTCTGGCTGGAAGCTACTCATATTCTCGCCTTTTTTCGGCGTGGTGGTAACGTCTACCGTGAAAAGGCCGGTCTCTTCCAAATAGCCCTTCATCATCTGTGTACCTTCGGCCATGTTCCGGTGATTGTTCTGCCCGTCAACGATGAGTACTTTATATGGCTTTTTAGGTATTGTTGCTGAAAATGAATGGTTTATAGTCCCGATTACAGAAAGAAACAGAACAATTAATGTAATTTTGAAGCGTCCCATAGGATAGTTGCCTGGATAAAATAAAAGGGTATTTCCACAATTGGAAATACCCTTACAAAAGCTAGCAACGTCCGTTACTTACCCGCCTTCTTACCTTTTGATTCGGAATATATTGGGTTATTTTTATTGCCTCCTGACATTAGATAAGCAACCAGATCCCTTAGCTCGTCGGGGTTTAATCCGTTGATCAGGCCCGGAAGCATCATTGAAACAGTTGAAATCTTTGTAGTGGCAACGGTTTTTTTCGGAATTTTACGAATGGTTTTGGTATCAAATGGATTTTGAGAGATGTAATAAAAATTCGCATCTTCATCCGTTTGGCGTCCCACAACGGATTCTCCGTCCTTTAACTGATAAGATACCGAAGCATATTGGTCGGAAATGGTTTTATCCGGAACAATGATTGCTTCAAGCATATCCTTAGTGGAAAAGCGCGTTCCTAGTTGCGTCAAGTCTGGGCCCACATCGGCACCCTCTCCCTGGATCATATGACAGCGGCTGCACAGTACTGCCGAGAAAATCATTTTACCCTTTTCAAAATCCCGGTTTTGTAAGCTGTCCTGCACCAATTGTACCGCTTCGTCCACTTTCCATCCCCTTCCCGGACCTTTGGGTGAATATGATTTAACAATATCATTTCCGCTTCCTGTTAAAAGTTCTGCTCCTGAAAGTTTATCATAATAGCCAAGTTTTTCCTTCGGAACATTTTTAAGAGCGAGCTGACGGGATTTGTCTATAAAACCGATGTAGCTCCGCCCGCCTTGATAGCTGAAAGCTTTTTTATACCACTTGAAATATTCGTCGCGAAGTTGTGGTGTCCAGCCGGTTTTAGCCCCGCTAAGAACGAAAGCATAAAAAGTTTGCTGTTTGGCAGGCATTTTTTCAAGCATACCAGCAATGTCTAACCCATATTGAGGGTTTCGTAGAATTAAATCCGAAGATGCTGTTGCGGTTTCGTTGTCCTTATCATCAAAAGCCTCATTTTTCAACAGCAGTTGCATGGTTTTGTCCACAGCTTTGGGAGCCTCAAGGAATACCAGCAATTTGCTAAATAACCTGTTGGCAAGAGGAGATACAGATGGATAGCTGGGGTCTAGGTAGTTGATGACCTGCGTTCTAGTAGTACCTTCCAGTGGTCCGTAGCGGAAAAAAGCAACTTCAAATGTCCGCAGAAGGTCTAGCTTGGGGGTTTCGGGTAATTTTTTATAGTCAATACTGATCAGTCCTTTGAGTAATGCATCTTTTGTGGAAGCATTTCCCTGACGAGCCAGCGCAAGCAATGCGTAAACCTTGGTTTGGGGATTGGTTTCAGCCAGGGCCTTAGCTTTCCACTGGTCCAGTGGCTGATGTTCAACCGCCAGGCGTGCCGCATATCTTACCGATCTGTCAGCATGTGACAGATATGGCCAGGCACTTTCTACTGCTTTGGGATCCACTCCTACGTGGAATTTTTCCAGGGAGGTACGCAGTTTATGCTCGGGGGTTAAATTGACAGCGGCAACGTTGGTGCCAGCCTTAAAAGTTTTATAATCCTTGTGGTAAACTCTGTAAAGGTCTGATTCCAGACGGCGTCCGCCGGTGAGGAAATAAAGCGCACCGTCGGGGCCAATGACTCCATCGGTTAAAGGCAATGGAGACCCTGACAAGAATTCTTCGTGATCCGCCGTGTAGGTTCCTCCGGAAGGTTTCAGATGAAGCCCATGCATGATACCAAAGCTCCAGTCAAATGCCAGTAAGGTATTTTTATACTTTTCGGGGAAAAGAGCATCTTTCAAATAAATAAGATTGGTGGGAGACCCCTGGCCGATATTCATTACAGCAGGCATGTTGTCCGGAAACGATGGAGCCCACTTGGCGTCACCGGTTCGCCAGCCGAATTCGCTGGCACTTGT
Encoded here:
- a CDS encoding sensor histidine kinase, whose amino-acid sequence is MEQLERLIARLILSRVWIHVLFCVVFVLVFAVSVVLSGNKGVASAAMLTCLFVLSCTYAGRWCGKYWLKTGVHASFLQKLLLSILIFSLTGAAGGSYLYRGELFQYFVQYFTVSFPMVILFIFFGIAIALARNSLYRQINEAQVLQKQKESEMRLLLSQLSPHFLFNTLNNIYGISLTQHQRVPSLLLKLSELLRYSVYETRAQFISLQDELLYIRNYIDFEKIQTGDRVHLHIDIPEVIDLNLRIAPMLLIVFVENAFKYSKITKDPKSFISIRLNVKGDWIYFEVENSYDPAYRQETEPSESSGIGLHHTLKRLKLIYGNDCLYNNFAENGKYRIELCLKASNK
- a CDS encoding c-type cytochrome encodes the protein MYTKKQWFKIPMSLAAVVAVAAFSGIMLSNRTARHMPPGSSKVDKLKLPEGFKAEHLFSPSEASDGSWVSMAFDDKGRLITSDQYGSLYRVVLPPIGSSDKPVIETLKIEGDTAKIGMGFAHGLLYAFNSLYVVINNGRNARFPKGSGLYRLQDTNNNDQYDKITLLKSMHGEGEHGPHSVQISPDKKSLYVVAGNHTDLPEMDIYRLPNNWTNDNLFPFIKDPRGHANDRMAPGGWIAHTDPEGKKWELISAGYRNPFDIAFNEAGDMFTYDSDMEWDFGTPWYRPTRVCHATSASEFGWRTGDAKWAPSFPDNMPAVMNIGQGSPTNLIYLKDALFPEKYKNTLLAFDWSFGIMHGLHLKPSGGTYTADHEEFLSGSPLPLTDGVIGPDGALYFLTGGRRLESDLYRVYHKDYKTFKAGTNVAAVNLTPEHKLRTSLEKFHVGVDPKAVESAWPYLSHADRSVRYAARLAVEHQPLDQWKAKALAETNPQTKVYALLALARQGNASTKDALLKGLISIDYKKLPETPKLDLLRTFEVAFFRYGPLEGTTRTQVINYLDPSYPSVSPLANRLFSKLLVFLEAPKAVDKTMQLLLKNEAFDDKDNETATASSDLILRNPQYGLDIAGMLEKMPAKQQTFYAFVLSGAKTGWTPQLRDEYFKWYKKAFSYQGGRSYIGFIDKSRQLALKNVPKEKLGYYDKLSGAELLTGSGNDIVKSYSPKGPGRGWKVDEAVQLVQDSLQNRDFEKGKMIFSAVLCSRCHMIQGEGADVGPDLTQLGTRFSTKDMLEAIIVPDKTISDQYASVSYQLKDGESVVGRQTDEDANFYYISQNPFDTKTIRKIPKKTVATTKISTVSMMLPGLINGLNPDELRDLVAYLMSGGNKNNPIYSESKGKKAGK
- a CDS encoding LytR/AlgR family response regulator transcription factor, yielding MINCLIVDDAPVARDILVEYCKLLPMLHVSATCADAFEAREKLQQVPIDLLFLDINMPILTGIELVKTLKYPVQVIFTTAYKEFATDAFDLGACDYLVKPFSLERFIIAIDRAAERIGKPSSPTEYTSNVPVLGNNHLLFRSEGIINKLGYDQILYLEASRNNTKVVTSEGTLVSTTPLSSIEKLLPQNLFSRVHRSFIVNRSKVTSLHGNRVLLNKIEIPVGSNYKNIFFETLGIKTK
- a CDS encoding ThuA domain-containing protein, yielding MGRFKITLIVLFLSVIGTINHSFSATIPKKPYKVLIVDGQNNHRNMAEGTQMMKGYLEETGLFTVDVTTTPKKGENMSSFQPDFSKYDVVLSNFNGDSWPDKTNEAFEKFVKNGGGVVVVHAADNAFPNWVAYNKMIGIGGWEGRNEKSGPYLYYDDQKKEFVKDTRPGVGGSHGHQHEFIVKTRNKNHPIMKGLPIEWLHQKDELYDRLRGPAENVDVLATAYSPVEQNGSGRNEPILMALTYGKGRIFHTTLGHETYSQKCIGFITTLQRGAEWVATGKVTQAVPRNFPTATQGTSR
- a CDS encoding hydroxypyruvate isomerase family protein, producing the protein MKNKITRRSSLKKVLAGLTAASVSPTISISGTLPAEWNATMLKGNINHSVCKWCYGKIPLETFAAEAKKIGLTSIELLGPEEWPVLKKYGLTCALPNGAGMGIEKGFNDPANHDELVKSYEELFPKLNAAGYTTVICFSGNRRGMSDMDGLRNCAAGLKRLIPSAEKYNVTLIMELLNSKVNHKDYMCDHTAWGAALCEMVGSEKFKLLYDIYHMQIMEGDVIATIRKYHKYIGHYHTGGVPGRNEIDETQELNYPAIMKAIFDTGFKGFVAQEFIPKADPLTSLRQGVMICDI
- a CDS encoding hydroxypyruvate isomerase family protein, encoding MSDLHPKKTRRSTLKNLAAGAGLVSIPISEAFSTSSELLGMELNGKINHSVCRWCYSKIPLETLALEAKKIGLKSIELLGPEEWPIIKKYGLTCALPWGEGLTRSLDKGFNDPTNHEELIRGFEDIIPKVKAAGYDKVICFSGNRRGMSDTDGLRNAAQALRRLMPLAEKHNVTLVMELLNSKVDHKDYMCDRTEWGAALCEMVGSEKFKLLYDIYHMQIMEGDVIATIRKYHRYIAHYHTGGVPGRNEIDNTQELYYPAIMKAIVETGYKGFVGQEFIPSRKDDIASLKQGVTICDIA